CGGTGATTGTGCATCCACCTGGCGGCGTGGCTGGCGGTGATGCGTTACAACTAAACGTGCAGGTCGGCGAAGGCGCGCGTGCATTGCTCACAACGCCAGGCGCGGGCAAATGGTACAAAGCGCATGGCGCACTGGCCAAACAAACGTTGCAATTTCAACTTGAAGCCGGCAGTGGGTTAGAGTGGCTGCCACAAGAGAATATTTTGTTTGATGCCGCTGAGGTCGCCTTTGCGGCGGACATCGCACTGGCGGCGGACGCCACGCTGGCTTGTTGGGATATCGTGTGTCTGGGACGTCAAGCGCAACAGGAGGCTTGGCAACACGGCCTCTATCAATTGAACCAACGCATTTCGCGTCAAGGTAAGCTGATCTGGAATGAGCGCGCAAACATGCGCGCGGATGCGCTGGTCAAAGCCAGTCGTGTCGGCTTGCGGGATGCGGCAGTGTTCGGCACCTTCCTCGTGTGTGCAGGTGCAGTGCCAGCGCAGATCCTACAGGCTTGTCGCGAGATTGTGGTGCCGGCTGCCCATGTCGGGATCACCGCCTTGCCTGAGGTGTTATGCATCCGCTACGTCGGCAATGCCTCACAGCAGGCGAGACAATATTTTGAGCAATGCTGGCAGCTATTGCGGCCATGGTATTATCAGAAAGAGGCGGTCAGACCTCGGATCTGGAATACATAATGCCTGATGCATGCGCACTTAGTCAGAGAAAACACCTATGGAATTAACCCCAAGAGAAAAAGATAAGTTATTGATTTTTACGGCTGCCTTGCTTGCAGAACGCCGAAAAGCGCGTGGCCTCAAGCTCAATTATCCAGAGTCCGTCGCGTTTATTTCAGCGGCTATTATGGAAGGTGCGCGCGATGGTAAAACGGTGGCCGAGCTAATGAGTTTTGGCACCACATTGCTTACACGTGATGACGTGATGGAAGGCGTCCCGGAGATGATTCCAGATATTCAAGTGGAAGCGACGTTTCCGGATGGGACCAAGCTCGTCACTGTCCACCACCCCATCCCCTAAAGACAGGGTCGCGGCAAGCGCAGATGGCTGTGTTGCACCCCCTTGCCGTACTGATGGTACTGTCTGCGGTTGTGCGCCTTGCCCTCTACGCTTGCCGCAACCCTGTTGCAGTGCGCGTGAAAGATTAAATAATGTGTGTTTTGAGACTCTTTGGAGCTAATCAATGATTCCCGGCGAGATGCAGGTCGCAGCAGGCGACATCGAATTAAACGTAGGGCGTGAGACCGTCACGCTGGATGTGGCGAATAAAGGCGACCGTCCGATTCAGGTCGGTTCGCATTACCATTTTTATGAAACCAACGATGCGTTGTCGTTTGAGCGCGCATTGGCATATGGTTATCGCTTGAATATCGCCGCCGGCACCGCAGTTCGGTTTGAGCCAGGCCAGACACGGACCGTGCAACTGGTGAAATTGGCGGGCGCGCGCAAGGTGTATGGCTTTGCCGGACGCGTGATGGGAGCTTTAAAATGAGTATTAAAATGGATAAACGCGCCTATGCCGAAATGTTCGGCCCAACGGTTGGCGATAAAATGCGGTTGGCGGATACCGAGCTATGGATTGAGGTCGAAAAAGATTACACGCTGTATGGCGAAGAGGTAAAGTTTGGCGGCGGCAAGGTCATCCGTGATGGCATGGGCCAAGGTCAAGGCTTGGCCGCTGAAGTCGCCGATACAGTGATTACCAACGCTTTAATCATCGACCACTGGGGCATCGTTAAAGCGGATATTGGTATTAAAGGCGGCTATATCTCCGCCATTGGTAAAGCGGGCAACCCAGATATTCAACCTGGCGTGACTATTCCGATTGGCGCAGGCACCGAAGTCATTGCCGGCGAGGGCATGATTATCACCGCTGGCGGCATTGACACCCATATTCACTTTATTTGTCCGCAGCAAATTGAAGAGGCATTGATGTCTGGCGTAACGACCATGATTGGTGGCGGCACCGGCCCTGCGACCGGCACCTTTGCCACCACTTGCACACCTGGGCCCTGGCACATTCATCGTATGCTGCAAGCAGCCGATGCGTTCCCGATGAATCTGGGTTTTTTAGGCAAAGGCAACGCCAGTTTGCCCGAGCCGCTACGAGAACAAGTACGTGCTGGGGTGATCGGCCTTAAATTGCATGAAGACTGGGGCACCACGCCCGCGGCGATTGATAACTGCCTGACGGTGGCTGACGAGATGGATATCCAAGTGGCGATTCACTCAGACACGCTGAATGAATCTGGCTTTGTTGAAACCACCATCGATGCTTTCAAGGGACGCACCATTCATACCTTTCATACGGAAGGGGCGGGCGGTGGTCATGCGCCTGATATTATCAAGGCCGCCAGCCATCCGAATGTGTTGCCGTCATCAACCAATCCTACCCGTCCGTTTACTGTCAATACCATTGATGAGCATCTGGATATGCTGATGGTATGCCATCATTTAGATCCGGCGATTGCTGAGGATATTGCATTTGCTGAGAGCCGAATCCGTCGTGAGACGATTGCCGCCGAAGATATCTTTCATGATCTTGGGGCTTTTTCGATGATGTCCTCTGACTCTCAGGCCATGGGCCGCGTTGGCGAGGTGATTATCCGCACCTGGCAAACTGCGCACAAAATGAAGATACAACGTGGGCCATTGGCTGAAGATGGTGCGGGCAATGATAACTTTCGCGTGAAGCGCTATATCGCTAAATACACGATTAATCCGGCACTCACGCACGGCGTGGCGCATATTGTGGGCTCGGTAGAGGTGGGTAAACTCGCCGATTTGGTGGTGTGGAAACCCGCATTCTTTGGGGTGAAGCCTTTTACCATCATCAAAGGCGGCATGATCGCTGCGGCAGCGATGGGCGACCCGAACGCGTCGATTCCAACGCCACAGCCGGTGCATTACCGACAAATGTTTGGCGCCTACGGCGGTGGCCTGAAGACGGCAGTGACGTTTGTTTCGCAAGCGGGACTAGATAACCCTGATTTACAGGCCCTCGGTTTACAAAAAACGTTGGTCGCGGTCAAAGGCACCCGCCACGTGAAAAAATCTGACATGGTGCATAACACCTGGATGCCAAAGATTGAGGTAGACC
This Methylophilus medardicus DNA region includes the following protein-coding sequences:
- the ureC gene encoding urease subunit alpha; amino-acid sequence: MSIKMDKRAYAEMFGPTVGDKMRLADTELWIEVEKDYTLYGEEVKFGGGKVIRDGMGQGQGLAAEVADTVITNALIIDHWGIVKADIGIKGGYISAIGKAGNPDIQPGVTIPIGAGTEVIAGEGMIITAGGIDTHIHFICPQQIEEALMSGVTTMIGGGTGPATGTFATTCTPGPWHIHRMLQAADAFPMNLGFLGKGNASLPEPLREQVRAGVIGLKLHEDWGTTPAAIDNCLTVADEMDIQVAIHSDTLNESGFVETTIDAFKGRTIHTFHTEGAGGGHAPDIIKAASHPNVLPSSTNPTRPFTVNTIDEHLDMLMVCHHLDPAIAEDIAFAESRIRRETIAAEDIFHDLGAFSMMSSDSQAMGRVGEVIIRTWQTAHKMKIQRGPLAEDGAGNDNFRVKRYIAKYTINPALTHGVAHIVGSVEVGKLADLVVWKPAFFGVKPFTIIKGGMIAAAAMGDPNASIPTPQPVHYRQMFGAYGGGLKTAVTFVSQAGLDNPDLQALGLQKTLVAVKGTRHVKKSDMVHNTWMPKIEVDPETYEVLADGMHLTCEPAEVLPMAQRYFLF
- a CDS encoding urease accessory protein UreD, whose translation is MDDLKIAIASLPQPVTAKHWQAKLELGFAKRGVRAYLAHRLHQGPLVVQKSLHPEGDDVCHAVIVHPPGGVAGGDALQLNVQVGEGARALLTTPGAGKWYKAHGALAKQTLQFQLEAGSGLEWLPQENILFDAAEVAFAADIALAADATLACWDIVCLGRQAQQEAWQHGLYQLNQRISRQGKLIWNERANMRADALVKASRVGLRDAAVFGTFLVCAGAVPAQILQACREIVVPAAHVGITALPEVLCIRYVGNASQQARQYFEQCWQLLRPWYYQKEAVRPRIWNT
- a CDS encoding urease subunit gamma; its protein translation is MELTPREKDKLLIFTAALLAERRKARGLKLNYPESVAFISAAIMEGARDGKTVAELMSFGTTLLTRDDVMEGVPEMIPDIQVEATFPDGTKLVTVHHPIP
- a CDS encoding urease subunit beta, with product MIPGEMQVAAGDIELNVGRETVTLDVANKGDRPIQVGSHYHFYETNDALSFERALAYGYRLNIAAGTAVRFEPGQTRTVQLVKLAGARKVYGFAGRVMGALK